DNA from Pseudomonas mendocina:
ACCTTCACCTCGGCAGCCGACTTGTACAGGCGCATGTCGTGCAGCAGGTGGTTGAGAGCGACGAATTCGTTCGGCGGCGTCGCACCCTGACGGGCCTTGGCGCGGATGTGGTTGACCCACTCCATGAGTCGATGATCGAACTCCTGGTTGCAGCCAATGGCGTAATAGACGCGCTCGCGGCCTTCGATCAGTCCAGGAAGAATGTCGTCGATATCGCCGATGGGAAAGGCATCGTCGGCGCCGAAAGTCTTGATCGCACCGTCCTGACCGGCGCGCAGGCCATCCCACAACTCGCGCTCCGGGTCACGCTCACGGCAGAACAGCACGTACTCGCCATGCTCACGGCCGGGGATCAGCGCCATCACCGCCTCGGGCTCGGGGAAGCCGGTGAGGTACTGGAAGTCACTATCCTGACGGTAGACATGCTCGACGTCGCGGTTACGGATGTACACCGGCGCCGCCGGCAGGATGGCGATGCTGTTGGGTTCCATCTGCGCCATCAGCGCCTTGCGCCGACGGGCATATTCGGACTTGGGGATGCTGATCACGGCAGGCTCCGGCGAAGAATCAGTGCAGGGACGGTTTGGCGGCAGGCGCAGCGGGTTTGGCGCATTCGGTGAACAGCAGCAGCGGCGCGACCCGCAGATACTCCATCACCTCCATGTAGTCGCTCTCGCCATCCTCGGACTCCTCCAGGCCGCTCTGTACCTGAGCGATGGCCGAGAGATCCTGCAACACTTCCATGGCTTCGGCGCTCAGCGCGCCATCGCGAGCAGTCAGACCGAAACCACCGAGAAAGCCCTGGCACCACTGGCCCAGAGCTGCTGCACGCTGCGCCAGCGGGGTTTCGTCGTCCGGCAGCAACAGCACCACGGTGATGTCTTCACCGCACAGCTCGCCCTTGACCATCTCCTGCAGACCGATCAGCGCCTGACGCACGTTGTCCTGCGGCTCGCCGCCGAGCAGGTCGGCGGCATCGAGCAGCCAGGCATCGGCGTCGAAGCCGGCGCCCGCACAGCTGCGACCGAGCAGCAGGCCATGCAGTTCGGCGGGGGAAACGGAATGCCCGGCGCTATTCAAAAGAGCGGCGAAGGCGGCGTAGGGAGAGCTTGGAATCGACATAGATAGCTAGGCGCCAGGCGGCGCAATCTCTAGAATGGAGGCCTCGTATCCTAGCACCGGCAGACGCGGCAAGACCATCCGAGGCCGCCGGAGTGATGACATCATCTGCATCACACCACTGCCATCCGTGGTTTGACCCCTCACCGGGACAGGCCTATATAGTCCAGCCATTCCCTCCCCATAGCGAGAGCCCATGGAAGACGCCGATTTGCACGCATTGACCGCCAAGCTGGAGCTCCTGATCCAGCGTGTCGAGCAGCTAAAGGCTCACAACCGACTCCTGCTGGCGAATGAACAGGCCTGGCGCGAGGAACGCGCCCATCTGATCGAAAAGAACGAATTGGCTCGGCACAAGGTCGAATCGATGATTTCGCGCCTTAAAGCCCTGGAGCAGGACTCATGACCCAGTCGAACACCGTGACCGTCCACATTCTGGACAAAGAATATTGCATCGCCTGCCCGCAGGACGAACGCGCCAACCTGGAAAGTGCTGCCCGCTACCTGGACGGCAAGATGCGTGAGATTCGCACCAGCGGCAAAGTGATCGGTGCCGACCGCGTCGCCGTGATGGCGGCGCTGAACATCACCCACGACCTGCTGCACAAGCAGCAACGCCTGGATCAGGACGCCAGCTCCACCCGCCAGCAGGTTCGTGACCTGCTTGATCGCGTCGACCATGCATTGACCGACGACTCGAGTTCCTGAGCGCCGTCATGCCTGCCAGTTCGTCGCAGGCCGCCCCCAAGGGGGTCTATTCAGGTATACTGGGCGCAACTTCCTGGGGTGTGCGCCAGTCGGTGATGTCCCTGAGCCGATACGCACAACCACGGGGGTTGCAAGTTGGGGCCGGTGTGCATGTCCGCCTGACGGAAAGCCTTAACGCCTCCTGCAACCTCCACCTTGAACTTTCGGGTTCAAGGGCTAAACCGACAGCGGCACGCCGGGAAGTCATCTTTTCCAGCAGTGATCTGCCACACTGCTACCCGCCTCGCCCAAGCCTCATCTCATGACTACGCCAGCCACTCTCAGTCGCCCGCAATTGCGCCGCGTGCTGCGTCAGCGCCGCCGTGCGCTCAGTCGCAGTCAGCAACGCCTGGCCACACGCAACCTGTATCGCCAACTGGCGCAAAGCCCACAGTTTCGCCGCGCCAGGCATATCGCACTGTATCTGCCCACCGACGGCGAGATCGATCCGCAGCCGCTACTGGCCGCTGCGCAAAAGCGCGGCAAGCGTATCTACCTGCCAGTGCTCAGCGCCTGGCCGCGCACCAAGATGGTGTTCCAGCACGTTGCCCGGCACGAAAAGCTGGCGCGCAATCGCTTTCGTATCCTTGAGCCACGCCCGCAGCCCAAGCGTCAACGCAAGGTCTGGGCACTGGATCTGGTGTTGTTGCCACTGGTCGGTTTCGATGACCGCGGCGGGCGCCTGGGCATGGGCGGCGGGTTCTACGACCGCAGCCTGGCCTACCTGCATAGGCGCAAAAATTGGCACATGCCGACACTGCTGGGCCTGGCGCACGAATGTCAGCGCGTCGATGAACTGGCGATGGCCAACTGGGACGTACCGTTGCAGGCTACGGTGACGGACAAGAAGTGGTATTGAGTCGAGAGATGCGGCACCGCGCTCCTTGCGGCGCTTGGAATCGCTGAATCAGGGCTGCTGCGTTACATTGATCGGAGCGTCGCTCTGGCGCTCCCACAAGCTCTGGGTGTAACCCGTGGTAACCACGCCCAGACTGAACAGTACGACGAGAACCCACAAAAGATCTGGTTTGCGTTTCATCTATTGCCTCCCCCTTCAAGGCAATGCGCGCGTTGGTCGCGCGTTATTGTTGTATGCAATACGGCGACGCCAAGCGTTAAGCCGGGCATTTTCCGTCAGTGCAGAGCGCTGTGCAATTTCCGACGCCAACCGGCCGTCGGAGATCCCCCTCAAACGAGCGTCCGTTTACGGACAGACCTGCAGGAGCAAAGTTCATGCCTTATTGGCTGATGAAGTCGGAACCCGATGAATTGTCCATCCACGACCTGCAACGGCTGGGCAAAACACGCTGGGACGGCGTGCGCAACTATCAAGCACGCAACTTCATGCGGGCGATGAAGCCGGGCGATCTGTTCTTCTTCTATCACTCCAGTTGCCCGCAACCCGGCATCGCCGGTATCGCGCGCATCGCTGGCGAGGTTTACCCCGACCCTACCGCGCTCGATCCGCACAGCCACTATCACGACCCCAAAGTCAGCACCGAGAAGAATCCCTGGAGTGCGCTGGACGTGGAGTTCGTCGAAGCCTTCGACGAGGTGCTGGCACTGCAGCAGCTGAAGAACAACCCGCTGCTGGCCGAACTGGCCTTGGTACAGCGCGGCAGTCGACTGTCGGTGATGCCGGTGAGCGATGCT
Protein-coding regions in this window:
- a CDS encoding 5-formyltetrahydrofolate cyclo-ligase, which encodes MTTPATLSRPQLRRVLRQRRRALSRSQQRLATRNLYRQLAQSPQFRRARHIALYLPTDGEIDPQPLLAAAQKRGKRIYLPVLSAWPRTKMVFQHVARHEKLARNRFRILEPRPQPKRQRKVWALDLVLLPLVGFDDRGGRLGMGGGFYDRSLAYLHRRKNWHMPTLLGLAHECQRVDELAMANWDVPLQATVTDKKWY
- a CDS encoding TIGR02449 family protein; the protein is MEDADLHALTAKLELLIQRVEQLKAHNRLLLANEQAWREERAHLIEKNELARHKVESMISRLKALEQDS
- a CDS encoding EVE domain-containing protein is translated as MPYWLMKSEPDELSIHDLQRLGKTRWDGVRNYQARNFMRAMKPGDLFFFYHSSCPQPGIAGIARIAGEVYPDPTALDPHSHYHDPKVSTEKNPWSALDVEFVEAFDEVLALQQLKNNPLLAELALVQRGSRLSVMPVSDAEWAAILAMR
- a CDS encoding YecA family protein, encoding MSIPSSPYAAFAALLNSAGHSVSPAELHGLLLGRSCAGAGFDADAWLLDAADLLGGEPQDNVRQALIGLQEMVKGELCGEDITVVLLLPDDETPLAQRAAALGQWCQGFLGGFGLTARDGALSAEAMEVLQDLSAIAQVQSGLEESEDGESDYMEVMEYLRVAPLLLFTECAKPAAPAAKPSLH
- a CDS encoding cell division protein ZapA, which translates into the protein MTQSNTVTVHILDKEYCIACPQDERANLESAARYLDGKMREIRTSGKVIGADRVAVMAALNITHDLLHKQQRLDQDASSTRQQVRDLLDRVDHALTDDSSS